In Xylanibacillus composti, the following are encoded in one genomic region:
- a CDS encoding VOC family protein, translated as MKRKIGHLTILVHDYDEAIAFYTEKAGFALLADNAFGEGMRWVAVAPSADSDTAIVFVQADTEEKRQRVGSQAADHVFLVVETDDCYRDYEQMKARGVTFHGEPSEVPWGVEVVFEDLYGNRLDLLQPREF; from the coding sequence ATGAAGCGAAAAATCGGACATCTCACAATCTTAGTGCATGATTACGACGAGGCGATTGCGTTCTATACCGAGAAGGCAGGGTTTGCCCTGCTTGCGGACAACGCATTCGGCGAGGGGATGAGATGGGTGGCTGTTGCGCCGTCGGCGGATAGCGATACGGCGATCGTGTTCGTACAGGCAGATACGGAGGAGAAGCGACAACGGGTAGGCAGTCAAGCGGCCGACCACGTATTTCTGGTAGTGGAAACGGACGACTGCTATCGCGATTACGAGCAGATGAAGGCGCGGGGCGTCACTTTCCACGGAGAGCCCAGCGAGGTGCCCTGGGGCGTCGAAGTGGTGTTCGAGGACCTGTACGGGAATCGCCTCGATTTGCTCCAGCCGCGCGAATTTTGA
- a CDS encoding AraC family transcriptional regulator, with the protein MIYHAYAPRHPALQPYIQQLWHISQAKGDALEVTPRMLPDGCYHMVVNLGAPHRYIDRNGRAHAPKRTHMNARHTDYVTVQRSGEVEIMGVVFQPYGLYPFVRLPMKEVAGAVRDMEDLLGPRVREMEERLYAASTVRHKLLELEACLLSFLSPEHEVKREVVAASQMLRQRHGLMTVRGLLHEFHLSERTLERYFQHDLGMSPKQFANIQRMQYVLQVLKSSPQDKLVHAAMDGEFYDQAHFIHTFKKMVGMTPQAYLRTQDLLSDLYNPDAGQAGKIEWNGL; encoded by the coding sequence ATGATCTATCATGCTTATGCGCCCCGTCATCCGGCGCTGCAGCCCTATATTCAACAGCTTTGGCATATCTCGCAGGCGAAGGGCGATGCGCTTGAGGTGACTCCCCGCATGCTGCCGGATGGCTGCTATCATATGGTGGTCAATCTGGGAGCTCCGCACCGCTATATCGACCGGAACGGCAGGGCGCATGCGCCGAAGCGCACCCATATGAATGCCAGACACACTGATTATGTCACGGTGCAAAGAAGCGGCGAAGTGGAAATTATGGGTGTTGTGTTTCAGCCGTATGGCCTGTATCCCTTTGTCCGCCTGCCTATGAAGGAGGTCGCCGGAGCAGTGCGGGATATGGAGGACCTGCTTGGCCCGCGTGTCAGGGAGATGGAGGAGCGCTTGTATGCTGCCTCCACGGTCAGGCATAAGCTGCTGGAGCTGGAAGCGTGTCTGCTCTCCTTCCTCAGTCCGGAGCATGAGGTGAAGCGGGAGGTTGTGGCAGCCAGCCAGATGCTGAGACAGCGGCACGGTCTGATGACGGTTCGCGGACTCTTGCATGAGTTCCACCTCAGCGAACGGACATTGGAGCGGTATTTCCAGCATGATCTGGGCATGTCTCCGAAGCAGTTCGCCAACATCCAGCGCATGCAATACGTGCTGCAGGTGCTGAAATCCTCGCCGCAGGACAAGCTTGTCCATGCTGCTATGGACGGGGAGTTTTACGACCAGGCGCACTTTATCCATACGTTCAAGAAGATGGTCGGCATGACGCCCCAAGCTTATTTGCGAACCCAAGACCTGTTGTCGGATTTATACAATCCGGACGCCGGGCAAGCGGGTAAGATAGAGTGGAATGGATTATAG